TCCGCACGGACACGCCCGCAGCACCCCTGGCTAGCCTGCGTAGGGTGATCATTCGAAGAGACGAAGGGGTCTGACGATGAGCCACGAGACGCCGGCTACCGATCACCCGCTGACCACCGCGCTCGCGGAGGCCGCCGGATTGGCCGGCCACGCACCCTCGGTGCACAACACCCAGCCGTGGCGCTGGACGGTCCTCCCCGACGCGCTGGAGCTGCGGGTGGTCCACGACCGTCAGCTCAGCGCGACGGACCCTGAGGGCCGGCTGCAGGCGATCAGCTGCGGCGCCGCGCTGCACCACGCCCGGGTGGCGCTGGCCGCCAAGGGCTGGACACCGGTGGTGGAGCGGCTGCCCGACCCCGCCCAGTCCGACCTGCTGGCCCGGCTCACCAGCTTCCACCACACCGGCGCCGACCCGGACGCCACGCGTCTGGTCCAGGCCATTGAGGTGCGGCACACCGACCGCCGCCCGGTCAGTGACGAGCAGATTCCCCCGGCGACGCTCGGTGAGATCGAACGGGCGGCCACCCGCGAGGGCGCGAACCTCCAGGTCCTCGACGACACCCAGAAGCTCGCGCTGGCCAGCGCTGCCCAGCAGGCCGCCGCTGTCGAGGCGGCCAGCCCTGGGCTGCGCGAGGAACTGGCGTACTGGACCAGCCGCGCCGGCGCCGGCACCGGGCTGCCGCCGGAGGTGCTGCCCGAGCAGGCGCCACAGACCACCGTCCCGGTGCGCGACTTCGGCCGCGCGGGCACCCTGCCGGTCGGCTCCGGCCACGACCAGGCCGCCGTCTACGGGATCCTCTGGGGCAGCGAGGACGAACCGGACAGCTGGCTGCGCGCCGGTGAAGGGCTCTCCGCCGCCTGGCTCACGGCCACCCGGCTCGGGGTGTCCCTGGTGCCGCTCTCCGGCGTGGTGGAGGTCGAGGGCACCCGCCAGACGCTGCGGCGAATGCTGTCCGGCCTGGGCTTCCCGTACCTCGCCATGCGGCTCGGCGTGGCCGACCCGACGCACGCGGACCTGCCGCACGCCCCGCGGCTGGAGACCGCGCAGACCGTCGACACCTCGGCGGTGGCCGGCCAGCTGCCATAGCACCGACGGTGACGCCGATCTCGTCCTGTCATGCGGGCAGCCGCAGACCTGATCGGAAAGGATGGTCGGGTGATCAGTGGTAGTTCTGGCCGCATGACCAAGACCGGCTCGGGCGATCCGGTCGCCTGGCACGCCGTCGCAGCGGACGGCGTCGCCACGGCGTTCGCGGTCGAGCCGCCCT
The nucleotide sequence above comes from Micromonospora sp. NBC_00389. Encoded proteins:
- a CDS encoding Acg family FMN-binding oxidoreductase yields the protein MSHETPATDHPLTTALAEAAGLAGHAPSVHNTQPWRWTVLPDALELRVVHDRQLSATDPEGRLQAISCGAALHHARVALAAKGWTPVVERLPDPAQSDLLARLTSFHHTGADPDATRLVQAIEVRHTDRRPVSDEQIPPATLGEIERAATREGANLQVLDDTQKLALASAAQQAAAVEAASPGLREELAYWTSRAGAGTGLPPEVLPEQAPQTTVPVRDFGRAGTLPVGSGHDQAAVYGILWGSEDEPDSWLRAGEGLSAAWLTATRLGVSLVPLSGVVEVEGTRQTLRRMLSGLGFPYLAMRLGVADPTHADLPHAPRLETAQTVDTSAVAGQLP